The Lolium rigidum isolate FL_2022 chromosome 2, APGP_CSIRO_Lrig_0.1, whole genome shotgun sequence genomic interval tgatcacgaaaccatgatcatctattaatcaacaagctagttatacaagaggcttactagggactccttgttgtttacataacacacatgtatcaatgtttcggttaatacaatcatagcatggtatgcaaacatttatcataaacataaagatatataataaccaatttattattgcctcttgggcatatctccaacacatcaaGTGTGTCAAGTGGTTTGTAGTGGCCATGGTTGAGCTAGGTGTTTGGGTCTGAGTACTTGAGAGCAACGAATGCTCAAGACACGACACGACTACTGGAGTAGAACGTAGCCTATGTGTTTCCAGGAATGCTCGAATCCATTGATTGTAAGCATTGGAGGTGGAAGAATTGTCCCGCTAGATTGCATGGACAGATTACATGACACAAGAAGGATTCCACCATCATTCTTGAGGCGGTAGCCGATAAGGAGATTTGGAATTGGCATGCGTTCTTTTGGATGCATGCCTGTTGCAacgacatcaatgttcttcaacgttCTCCTCTGTTTGCCAAGCCAACAAATGGCGAGTTGCCACCGGTGGAGTTTGAAGCTAACAAACTCAAGTACACCACGAGCTATACTACCTTGCAGATGGAATCTATCCGAAGTGGGCAACATTTCTAAAGCCAGTGCATGGCCCCTACAGTAATAAACATGTCCAATTGCATAGTGCTCAAGTGGTGGCGCGGAAAGATGCGGAGCGAGCCTTTGGGGTTTTGCAAACCCGGTTTTCTATTGTCAGAGGTCCGACACGGTTATGGTTTTAAGAGGACCTTTGGTACATCATGATggcatgtgtgatcatgcatcACACGCTCATTGAGAATGAACAAGAGAAATATAAGGTCTACGACGTCTACGACTTGATAGGCCAATAGGTTTGGTTGTGGCGTGGTGGAGACCACATTGAGCGCTTCCTTTAAGTATACCATCACTTTCGTGATTCAGACGTACATGAGGAGCTTCAAACCGATATAATGAAAGAGTGGTGGAACTCGAATGACGAACCACACAACTAGTTCTATCTCTATGTCATGTTGTTTGTGTGTTGAACTTTACGGTACTTTGATGAATTATTTGGTGAACTACTTGTGATGTGATGTGATGTAATTGGTTTATTTGTTTAGATTTATTTGAGATTAattttcatatcaagtgtttcatATATGTGGGTAAATGAGATGCAAAATGAGGTGGGATGTGCGCCAACGGTGCCCTACTTTACATCATCTACTGCAACATGACTGTCCTATTTTACACCATCTTGTAAAATCAAAACTAAATTGGTAATGTAAAACCCACTTTTTGATTTGGATGCGCTATTTTACATCATCTATTGAAGATGCACTTAGCATGCCTAATTAGTCTTCTTAGCCATTCCAATCTCATAGAAGTATACTAGATATGCAAATCTGGGCGTTTGAACACTTGCAAAATTTAAAATCTCTGGACATTTGAATTGTTTGCTTCATATATATCTTCATCCTTTTTGTACTTGCGTAAATCCTGAACTTATTTTTGCCTTGTTACAATGATCTACAACATCTATCTACGTGCCTAATTAGTCATTGTACAACCTCAAAATAAAAATCAAAATCATTTAAACATTATACAAGGAAAATTCTACATACAAGAACAAATCAATCAACAACTGGTGGGTTAATCAGACGGAGTCGGGCGTGGTGCTGAACACCGGCTTGTCCTTGTCCACGACGGCTGTGGGCGCTGTGACGACGGCGGCATTGCTGGCGGTGGCAGAGCTCCCGCTCTTGCGGCGCGGCTTGGCCTCGCCGAGCATGGTGAGCACGTCGCGCATGGACGGGCGGTCCCTGGGCAGCTTGGCGGTGCAGAGCACGGCGATGCGGAGCACGAGGAGCATCTCCTCCCTGACGTGCGCGCATCCGCCGCCGACGAGCGGGTCGAGGTGCTCCTCCACCGTGTTGCTCCGGATCTTGTCCCTGACCCAGCCCACGATGTCCTGCCCTTCCCCGAacgccgcctccaccgccctcctcCCGGTGATGAGCTCCATCAGCACCACCCCGTAGCTGTAGATGTCGCTCTTCTGGTCCACCTTCAGCGTGTACCCGTACTCCGGCGCGATGTAGCCGTAGGAGCCGGCTACGACGGACACCGACTCGCCGGAGCGGGCCAGCGCGCGGGCCAGGCCGAAGTCGGCCACGCGGGCCTGCATGTCGGCGTCGAGGAGGATGTTGTTGGACTTGATGTCCCGGTGGAGCACCGGCGGGTGGCAGTCGTGGTGCAGGTACGCGAGCCCCTGGGCGACGCCGGCGGCCACGTCGTACCGGGACACCCAGTCTACCAGCATCGTCCTCGTCTCCGGTGTCCCGCCGTGCAGCGCCTCCCACAGGCTCCCGTTGGGCATGAACTCGTACAGCATCATGGCGTCCGCGTCGTTATGAATGTACCCGAGGAGCCGCACGATGTTCCGGTGCCGGAGCCGGCCCAGTAGGCCCACCTCCTTTAGGACGTCGGCAGTGAGGTCGACGTTGGCGTCGGATGCGGCAGGGCGCCAGAGCTTCTTGACGGCGATCACGGCGCGGGCACGCGGGAGCTCGGCCTTGTACACGACGCCGGTGGCGCCCATGCCGACCACGTTCGACTCCTTGATGCACGCGAGCACGTCGGCGCACGTGAAACCCAGCCGCTGGAACGCCGTCAGTCGCCACGGCCACGCCCCGGAGCTGTACtcccccgcgccgccgaccaCGTACCACCGCCGGTAGGCGTGCCACCCACCGAACAGAGCCGTGAACGCGGCGACCACGGCGACCGTCCCCACGAGCCACCCCAACGCGGCGTGCCTGATACGTGCGCTGCCGCTGCCACGTGCGCGTGACAGACCAGCGGCGCGGCTCCCGGAGCACGGCGGGAGTACGCCACCGCACAGCCCGGCGTTGCCGGCcagctcgctggggttgatcgtgCGCAGGACGCCGTTCCCCGGAACAGGACCCGTGAGGTTGTTGTTAGCCAGGTTGAGCGTTTCCAGCGCTGGCGAGTTCCCGAAGTTGTCCGGTATGCCGCCAGACAACAAGTTGCTCGACAGATCGAGAATGGCGAGCGCCGGCATCTTGGCCAGCGCCGGCGGTATCTCGCCGGTGAGCCCGTTGTGCTGGAGGTTCAGGTTGACAAGCCTCTGGCACGAGGCGAGGCTCGACGGGATCTTGCCAACGAGCCGGTTGCCCGACAGGTCCAGCGCTCCCAGAGCCGGGCAGTCCTGGAACTCGTCAGGGAGCTCGCCGGTGATCAAGTTGCCAGAAGCCAAGAAGCTCTGCAACCCCgcgatgctgaagaggcttgatgGCAGCGAGCCCTGCAGGCGGTTGCGCGATACGTCGATGAACGACAGCGACGTCGACGACGCGAGGTCGCCGGGGATCTCGCCTGACAGGTCGTTGCCGGCGAGCTCTAGCCGCTCCAGCAGCGGCAGCTTCCCGAACCCGGCGGGGATCGTGCCGTTGAGCCGGTTGCCTTGCGCGCGCACGCGCTCCAGCGACGCGCACGACGCTACGCCGGCGGGGATCTCGCCGGTGAACCCATTCCTGAACATGATCAGCTTGGCCAGCGCCTTGCCGTCACAGATCCCGGCGGGTATGCCGCCGGTGAAGGCGTTCGACGACACGTCCACCCACTGCAGCGGCGAGTTCTGGCCGAGCGCCGACGGGAGCGGGCCCGATAACGAGTTGTTCCAGAGCTCGAGCACTTGGAGCTCCGGCATGTCGGCGATAGCCGCAGGCACCGCGCCGTTGAGGTGGTTGCACATGAGGTTGAGCAGCTGCAGGTTGCTCAGGTGCGCCATCTCGGCGGGGATCGGGCCGGTGAGCAGGTTGTCCGACAGGTCGAGGAAGACCAGCGACGAGGCGTTGCCGAGCTCCGGCGGGATCTTTCCCACGAGCTTGTTCTTGTAAAGGTAAAGCTCAGTGAGTGCCGGAAGCCTCCCGATCTCCGGCGGGATCGCGCCGTTGAGGTTCCCGATGGCGAGGTCGAGGTACTGGAGGCTGGCGAGGTTGCCGAGCTCCGGCGGGATGGGcccctcgagctcattgtacccaATGAGGAGGCTCTCGAGCGCCTCCATCTCCCCGAGCTCCGAAGGGATCTTGCCGCCGATGTTGTTTCCGGAGAGGCCCAAGAACTTGAGCTTGGCGAGCCTACCGTACGCCGCCGGGATGTGGCCGCTGAAGAACGCGCCCCTCATGTCGATGCTCTCGAGCGACGTGGCGTTCGCGAGGTCCACGGGAAGGGGCCCGACGAAGTTGTTGCCGGAGCCGTTGACGGCGACGAGGTCCGCGCACGACCCGAGGCCAGCGGGGAAGCTGCCCTCGAAGGAGTTCTGGCTCACGTCGAACACCTGGAGACTCGACAGGGGCGAGAGGGACTTGGGCAGCGCGGCGGCGAAGGAGTTGGAGGAGATGTTGAGAATCGCCAGCGCCGGCAGCCGGAGCAGGTCGCCCGAGATGGAGCCGCTCAGGTTCCTCCCGGCGAggtcgagcccgtcgacgaggccGGCGGCGTTGCACCGGACGCCGGTCCAGCGGCAATGCAGCGAGGCTGTCTTCCAGTCGTCGAGCACACCCAGCGGGTCCACGAAGCCCGCCTTGAGCGCCAGCAACGCCGCCCCCTCGTCGCTTCCGGCTGCGCCGACATTGCCGGTGAAGAAGATGACAGACAATGCCACTAGTAACAGAAGTACTGCCACTCTTGCCGCCATTGGAATCTACCACAAAAGAACTTTTCCTTTAAGAGATCCCGTTTGCTAGCTTAGCTGAGCTCTCTGCTGCTTCTAGTGCTCTGCCATTGTCAGTGCACTGTCTCCTCTGCTCTGTTTAGTTTACTCCATTGATTTGCATCTgcagggagaaggaagaagaagagcagagGATGCAGCTAAGCCAGGCACACTACAAGATAGCACAAGAAACTTTATACCATTGGCGAGGTTGAGGAGAAGATTGGTTGATTCTACTATATCTTAATCATATCATCTTGGCATTATTTAACATGGCAGATTAGTGAGCAAATGTGAGGTGTCTCTAGGgagctggaggaagaagaggatgaaacATGAGAACATGGAACATGGAGGGAATGTGTTTGTTCTAAAGTCATGGCTTTCCAGGCCTGCTTTGGCCATGTAATCTACCATTGTTTAATTAACATGGAACATGGAGTATTGTTGTAACTTTATGCCAGCCCATTAGATTAGTTGGTGAAAGTACATGTTTCATCTTACATTCCCTATCTGTGCAGACTGACTGACTGCATCAGAGTAGATCAGCTCTGGGTTCGAGGCCCTAACTAATTAACTACATTGCTAATCACAGACCCTTCTTATTCTTACATTGGTGGTACTGGTTTATTCTTTGGAACCTTCTGCCTATGAAGCTCTGGTAAAGATTTACTACTAGTACTAGCACATTCTTGTGTAGGTACTCAAACAGCACCCGAACTTAACTGCTTTACATGTCTAGTCGCTAGCTGCTTTTCTCCATGGGGAATTTTGTCCAGGTACTTAGAAAAGCTAATTAGGATCCTGGCTGAGAAGATCTCTTCTAGCATTGAGCAAAAGTACTAGTACTAATAATGATCATACATTATGGCTTTTAACAGCCACTTTCTTCGCGGGAGATCGAAATGAACTAAGAGCTAGTACATGTGTAGGAGCTAGTGACTTTTCACCATGGGAATTTTGTGCATGTACTTTCTTTTTCCTGCGTGTAGTTACTTCCAGAAGTAGGATCTTGGCTGAGAAGATCTACTCAACCATTGAGCAAAAGTACTACTAGCACTAATCCTATATTA includes:
- the LOC124689515 gene encoding MDIS1-interacting receptor like kinase 1-like gives rise to the protein MAARVAVLLLLVALSVIFFTGNVGAAGSDEGAALLALKAGFVDPLGVLDDWKTASLHCRWTGVRCNAAGLVDGLDLAGRNLSGSISGDLLRLPALAILNISSNSFAAALPKSLSPLSSLQVFDVSQNSFEGSFPAGLGSCADLVAVNGSGNNFVGPLPVDLANATSLESIDMRGAFFSGHIPAAYGRLAKLKFLGLSGNNIGGKIPSELGEMEALESLLIGYNELEGPIPPELGNLASLQYLDLAIGNLNGAIPPEIGRLPALTELYLYKNKLVGKIPPELGNASSLVFLDLSDNLLTGPIPAEMAHLSNLQLLNLMCNHLNGAVPAAIADMPELQVLELWNNSLSGPLPSALGQNSPLQWVDVSSNAFTGGIPAGICDGKALAKLIMFRNGFTGEIPAGVASCASLERVRAQGNRLNGTIPAGFGKLPLLERLELAGNDLSGEIPGDLASSTSLSFIDVSRNRLQGSLPSSLFSIAGLQSFLASGNLITGELPDEFQDCPALGALDLSGNRLVGKIPSSLASCQRLVNLNLQHNGLTGEIPPALAKMPALAILDLSSNLLSGGIPDNFGNSPALETLNLANNNLTGPVPGNGVLRTINPSELAGNAGLCGGVLPPCSGSRAAGLSRARGSGSARIRHAALGWLVGTVAVVAAFTALFGGWHAYRRWYVVGGAGEYSSGAWPWRLTAFQRLGFTCADVLACIKESNVVGMGATGVVYKAELPRARAVIAVKKLWRPAASDANVDLTADVLKEVGLLGRLRHRNIVRLLGYIHNDADAMMLYEFMPNGSLWEALHGGTPETRTMLVDWVSRYDVAAGVAQGLAYLHHDCHPPVLHRDIKSNNILLDADMQARVADFGLARALARSGESVSVVAGSYGYIAPEYGYTLKVDQKSDIYSYGVVLMELITGRRAVEAAFGEGQDIVGWVRDKIRSNTVEEHLDPLVGGGCAHVREEMLLVLRIAVLCTAKLPRDRPSMRDVLTMLGEAKPRRKSGSSATASNAAVVTAPTAVVDKDKPVFSTTPDSV